The DNA segment ttttgaagggttttttcctgccCTTGTTGGGCTCATAAAAAGGAATTTGTTATTCAGattctttataaataattatttaggTATTATCACTTTTAAATTATACCTGTGGtaataaatattacattaatCTAGAAAATAGTGATATTTCTGAGAAGCTGTTTGTCATTTtaatggttctttttttctgttgattagGGTCACTGCAGTGACTTGTTGATATTTCAGACTCAACCTTATTCGCTGCTCAGGTGAGTTGAGGTTATTGGCACAAGTTGTCTAGCGTAAATTGTCACGGCACTGTGCTTTTAGACACAGGTCTGAACCATGCACTCTGCATAGGCAGGTAAAATATAGAATTACCTCCTCGGTAAATATTTGAAACGTGCAATGTATGGCGATCCATAGCAGTTCAGACACTGGTGGCGTGTAGTACTCTGTCCCGCACATGCAAGTTCAACATATAGAATGAACATCACAAGCTTTTATTAGATGtcactttttttgtctttaggATATAGACCATTtactttatctttcttttctttctttttttttttcctcttttttctttcttcaggttGTGTCTTGACTGCATTGGTAAGAACGCAGCTCTCTTAAAGTATCAAATACCGTGCTTGCCATCGGAATTATCACAGCAAGcgctgaaaaaaataaccttctgGGCAGCAGTTAAGCACCGGCaagagaaaaaagctgaaattgaAAGACAAAGCCAACTAAACACCATATGAACAATGGTAACAAAACTGTTGAACACTTTGGTTTACTTATGGTGTACAGCAAAGTCTTTTGTTGTTGAATTTTACTAATGCTACAGAACAACTGTTTGTTGAGTTTCTAAGTGAAGTTTGAGAACAAAGAAATCCTTTTTATGgaagtttcttttgttttctgcattatAGAAAATGGATAAAAGTTCATTTGTATATATTGTTAACTTCTGCTGTTGTGGTCTTAATGAGGCAGTCCATATGATTCATTCTTCTCGATGATACAGAATGTTTCCAATCGGATAAAATATTGGCTTAAGTCTAAAATCTTACTACAGCCTTATCACATCAGCCTTTCGGAACATATTACATTAGTCCAACACAGTATCTTGGGAAGATTCACACTCACCAGTCTTGAAAAAGGTAACTTACGTGCTAACACCACTGAATCTTGGTTGATTCCACTGGGCTCTGTCGCCTGACCATCAGTCAAACGAAGGAGCCAGACGTCTTGCCCGACATAGGAAAGTCAGTGCGCTCTCCGTGGGATTTGGATCCAGGCCTGCCATGGGCAGCATCACCATTGGTGTAGGAAAGCTTATGAGCAGTTCATAATACTGGTTTACTATGTTTCTGTAATCAACAAGTCCTTTTTGAAATAGGTTGTATATTGTATTTTGGATGTGTAAAGTTTATATTTaattcttgttaaaaaaaagtttatttattgtttaaaaagagCATATGTAGTACTTggctatttttcagtttcaattaTTTAGTTAAAGGATCAGAGTCATTAAAATTTTCTAGAGTTGAAGCGGGACTGGTTTTGACCCATTCTTTTTACGATCTGTAAACTTGATctgtgggggaggggaggcttTGGAGCAAACCTGTGTGTGAAGGCCAGTTTTGTGCCGGCCTCGTAGCCCAGCCGGGATTCAGCCAGCGCTAAACGTGCAGCATTAAGCccctggctttttttgttttgttttgttttgttttgtgggggtttttttgttgtttttttttaacgaGCAGCTGCCATCTCTCGGTTCTCAGGGCTCGCTCCTTACGAGAACCCTCGCAAATCCCCCTTGGTCGCGGGTATTTCTCCCAGGGTGCGGCCCCGCGGGGCACGGCGCGGCCCGGGGGCAGGCAGCGGCCCGGGGGCAGGCAGCGGCCCGGGGGCAGgcagcggcccggcccgggggcaggcagcggcggggcggggcggcgcctGCGCGGCGCTGCCGGAAGGGGCCGCCCGCGGCGGCTGTAGGCGCTGTGCGGGCCCCGCTGAGGTGAGGGAGGGGGGGCGGtccgcagccccccgccgcggtAGGTGCCGGGCcctgggcggggagggggcggtgggggggccggggggcggctcACGCCCTGGCAGGACGCGGGAAGGGCCGCGGCGGGGTTGTTAGCGGGTCTGGGAAGTGCCGTGATGGCGCACTGCGCAGCGCCGTGCGGCTGCCGTTCGGCTTGGCCGCTGCGTTGTGGGCATGTCGCGACAGATGACGTTTATCGGGGCTGCCTCAACATGGGAGGTGGCCGCGGCTGGTCAGTCGGGGTGTCAGGGGGTTGTGgacagccagggcagagccggAGAGGGCTCGGGAATCGCGGTGGCGTGTGAGAAGTGTTTCAGCAGGGAGCTGAAGAATGGCTGAAGGGGGACACTTGTCCAGCGCGGCTCagttgttaaaaacaaaagaaataaagagtGCCGAGCGCTGGGGGGGGCCGGTAAAAACCGGGATAATTTGAAGCAGACAGATTTCATGGAGCTGCGGGTACGGATTTCTGACTGAAAGGGTAATTAAGGTTCGGAAATAAACTCCCGAAGGCGGTGTGGTGCCCGCACCGTGGGGCGGGTGAGGGGAAGAGGCGCGgggtgcggggccgggcgccCGCGGGGAGGCCCCCGCGTTCCTCTCGCTTTGCCTGCTTGTGCGGAGCTGCTGTGGGCCCTCCCCAGCTCCCGTGAGCGTTTGATCCGTGTCAGGAAGTGTCGCTGCGGTGACGGGCTCGGCTCGCGGCTGTAGGGGAGCGAACAGCAGGCCAGGGCTTGGGAGCGGCTTCCGCGTGGCAGGTGGCTGGCGTTGGGGTCCCCCAGCTCCATTGCAGGCTGAGGCGGAGGGTGCAGGCAGCTTCCAGGATGACCTGGCAGGGCTGACTTCAGCGGCTCCTCCTGGCTTGATTCCTCCGGCAGTTGGGGCTTTGAATTGCCACCGGTGTCACCCAGTGACAGCGTGGCCCTGGGGCTCCCCGCGTACCAAAGCCCTGGCGCGGCGGCTGCTCACACCCCTGCACTGCACAGGCTGGGTGCGCCTGGCTGTCGGCTTTCCAGGGCGCTCTGGGCTTTGGCCCTCTGCATGCTAGCGTGATTTGGAGCAGGCGGCTTTGTTTCGTGCattgtttttggtgttttgctttggtattattattttttttttttaccataggTAACGCATCCTGCATTTAACAGCTGTGGGAAAGTTTGTGTGTGGGAGTCTTGGCTTAGGCAACCCAAAGGGACTTGgcctgaaaagcagcaggagttTTCACTTTTGTGAAAGCCATACCATAGGCAAAGCTTTTGAGTCTTCTCCACTgtgggttgttttattttttgtcaacagttaatgtatttatagataaatgtggggttttttaaaaaacagatagATACCTTAGCTCAAATTGGCAACCGAAACCATTATAAATTGCACACCACTGAGGAATCCCCATCTGAAAGTTTCTTGACTGATGAGAGAACTTCTTCCACTGAAACATCATTGTGAAAGAAACAACAGTgtgtagtttcttttttttttttttttttaactctggtGTTTCCCCTGATGGTTTTCAAAGCTCCATACTATGTGTTATTCTGTGCACATAGCGCTGTATCGAAATGGCTGATGATAATGAAGACCTGCAGGCAGACGAAgagctcccagccccagctgaggACAGCTTTGAGCAGCTGGAGAACGACAGCCCTGCTGAGCGCAGCGGGCACGTGGCAGTCACGGATGGACGCTGCATGTATGTCTGGGGAGGCTATAAGGTAGGCTGTTCTCCTCGTTAAGTAAGCCTTCTGCCACCCATGGTGCTGGTAATTACATCCCATTTGTTTGGGAGTGACTCTGTAAAAGTATCCCTCCCCCAGAAAAGAAGAGCTCCACTTAACAAATTAGAATATGGCATTTAAgagtttttaaatactgaaatagaTCACGAGTGTTAAACGCAGATCTTAAACTTTTTGTGGGATGCAGGGTGGTGACTGCCTTTGTCAACTCACGTGTTGGAAGAGGAGCAAATACTGTCTGATCTGAAACGCACACCATGCAAAATGGTGCTTTTATTTATGGTGTTACCAGCACGACTATATATCGCATGGTAGTGGTCACAGGTTGGTTATTTATCACACTGGGGTGTATGTGTACTGCAAACAGAACCAAGTCACTTTAAGATTTTGACGAGGATGAAGATCAGTTGTTAACTTGATAAATAAATGAGTAGCCCAAGACAAAGCTTTGGTGTATTGTTCTGCTGGTGTTatgcggggggtgggggaattaaaaaggaaattttaactCATTTATGCACCTAATTATCCTGCCTGGGCTATGAAAAGGAGGTTTAACTTCCATTTACCCCAGTCTCTGCTGGGAGCTTGTCTGGTCCCCAGCCAAAGCTAAAATAGGCAAATACCTGCTCTCtgagggctgctctgcaggtgaGAGGTACAGGAGTGTGGCAGGTACTGctcctgctgtttgctgttctgTGATTAGATCTCTGAGGGGGCGTGTCAGCATTCACAGGAGTCTGTAATTCAGTGTGTCAAGCATTTGTCTTTTTTGACCTGTTCTGCAGAATGCCCAAGTTAGGGGATTTTATGACTTCTATCTGCCTAGAGATGAAATATGGATCTACAACATGGAAACTGGAAGATGGTACAGTAAATAATTACAatgttggggtttgggggggggggggaagaaaaattcttaaACTGGTATAGAAAGCATGCTGAGGGTCTGTGGGTCTGTGAACAGAGAGAGAATTCCCTGATTTCTTTGTTCCCACCTCTCAAACTATTgcataaatatgtaaaatatttccaaataatttatttctataaaagcaacaaatatgttttcacaAGTTCAAGTAGGAGAGGCAGCCCATACAGGGAGTACGTGGTCAACAGTGTGAAGTGGTTTGGTATGCTTGGTGTAGGATATAGCAcctgaaaattgtatttatacCACTTTTGATTACAGTGATATATTGGTGAAGGAACCCATAttgaggtttttatttcttgtcctttttaggagttgtttttaaatgttgatgCAGCCAGAGAAACTGCTGTGTCATCTTAGATCATTGGGAACCTGGAAGTTGTGTGAAACCTGCGTGCCTGATAGTGCAAGAAGAAGGGAGTCCAGTGCTCCCGTTCTGTAGCTGGCTAGGGCCTTGTGCCACGAAGCCGAGACCCCTCCGTGCTTTGCAGAAATTTCAATTTCAGCAGTGCTTCCAGTCCTCGTGGTTAGCGAGAGCCTTGGACGTGGGGCGGAAGCTTATCTTTGTGGTTATAatgtttacaaatattaaaaacccAGTATCAAAATAGAAACCTTCAGTTTAGACAGGAGTGTCCTCTTTGCCTGAGGATCTTTCTGAGGATTTTGGACGTGAAAGGCATACCAAACTCCTGAACTAGGTAGACAGGATTCCTCCCCCACAAAACATGTATCAGTTTAATTgccttttccccacccccctccctcATACCAGGTTAGTGGTATAAATTGTTAAACCTGCAAGGGCGTGAAGAACCCGTAACTGAATGGTGTGCAGTGAcctattaattaaaaacatgctgATAGCGTTATAAAATTCCACTCCAGATAAAATCATTATTGTTCGTTTTtatcagataaaatattttaaactgtgctTCTAGGAAGAAGAGTAAAACAGAGGGAGATGTTCCACCTTCCATGTCTGGAAGTTGTGCTGTGTGTGTAGACAGAGTGGTGTACCTCTTCGGAGGACATCATGCACGTGGCAATACAAACAAGGTTAGTAATTTAAAGGTAAACTCCTCCTCACAGATATGTTTCTCCTCATTAGCTTTTGTTCCCATTTTTTATAAACTAGATGTGGCCTTTTCAGTTAATTAAAATCCATCCAAAGCGAGAAGTCAATAATGGTAACAAatcatggaaacattttcttctgaatgacTGGACAGGTTGGATCTCATTTCAGAGCTTAAATGTTAATAACAGGAAATGCTGAAGGTGTATTCCAGTCATTGTATCCTCTACGGCTTCTGCAACGTAATATTTTCATCTACTGGCTGCATATCTAGTTCTTGGAAGCAGGTAACCAACTTTCTCGTCCTGTCAGCTGCTTTCCCAGATGTGAGCTAATAGAAGCCGTGTTCTTTTTGAGCTTGCCTAGGAGGTTTTTACTAAGAGAATATGGTGCTTATTGcttggattttttatttttttccaggcaggtGATTAGCTGGCTGACTTTTACCCGTTCAGTGTGTTAATTTCTCTGCAGCAGGTCAGATAACGTGACTTTTGTGTAACAGGTCAGCCTTCAGCTCTGCATCGTTTCACATGATGATTGTACTCCGGTAGCTTTACAGCTCTGAAGAAACACCATGACCTATTACTTGTTTTGGTTGCCGTTGTTCTTGTGCAATTCACCCTATAAATTGTATTGCATTTGGTGCTTTTGAGTTTGCTTCTTTTGAAAGATGGGAATTTCCAGAGTTCACTGAAATAATATCGGAGTGATTTGTAACTGGTCTGTAGTTGTTTGAAATGCAGTTCTTCTCTGGAGTCTCTAATAATATTTTCTGATGTTCTGGAAGAGTGGTTTAGGTTAAATAGTTTTGGCCTCACTCTTAAATATAGACTGAAAGTAGCTTGATGCAATGCTTGTAAATGGTCTGAAACAAGCCACATTTATAAAGTGTGACttgcttcctttctgctgtggtATTACATTTCACTTGGTTTATATATGTGTATCAGCTGTTTCTGTGTATGTAAAATGATGTAACATGCAGAGAAGGGATGATACTGTAGAAAACCacactttttgtttgtttgttttttaaccagtttttttattattattattgtaagAGAATTGCTACTTTGTACACTCCTTTGTTGTATCCCCTGTCAGCCTTGGGATGGTACAACTCATGTCCATAATCTACTGTTGCTTTTGTAAAAAGTGTTTGGGGCTTGAGTCCGCGGAAAGATAAGGATCTTTGGATCCATATTTTGTGCCTAATGCTGTCGGTACTCTGTGCAGCTAGGAAAAGaacttttaatttattcctATACTAGTACATGCTATataaaagttaatattttaacatcaGTCAGACTTAAGCTTTAAGCTAACTGTGTGggtaaaagaaaatctttttattttctacagttcTACATGTTAAATTCCAGATCCACGGACAAAGTGCTGCAGTGGGTCAGAGTAGAGTGTCAGGGGGTACCTCCTTCATCAAAGGACAAACTTGGCGTTTGGGTTTACAAAAACAAGTAAGGCTCCAGCAACGAAGTCAGCACAGCTATCCTTGCGcgtgtgtttgcttttaatcaCTCTTAGTCTTGTCATTGTTGTGTCTTTTTGTTTGAACAAGAGCTGCACAAGCGATTTCTTGTTTGCGGCACATACATGCTTcaggaagatgctgcttttcttccccagccaGCCTTTTAAAACTTCAGCGGTTGATAAGGGTAAAACCTCACTCCCGGTTTGGGTGTAAGCTGTAGGTTATCTCTGTGAGTCACAGTCCAAAACGTAGGCTCGTTACAGGCAAATCTTCCACAGCGCATTCTCAGTACAGGGCTTTAAAGGCGCTGCATTGTGGTTACTTGTCATTCCTCTTGGCAATTGCATCTGGAATTGTTCTCCACAGAAGCCTGTTTTCCCTATATCATGGAAAATGCAGTCTTTTGGTCACATTTTGTGGGacagcttgcttttctgtgaTAGTTGAAGAGCAGGAAGCCATTTTAATCTCTGGCTTTTACAGCGGTGCACATACTGAATTCGGCGTGTTTTGTGCTGGTTGCACAAAACAAGGAGTGTGTTGAACTGCTGTTGATGTTGTCCAGTTTTAATGTGTTGGGATAGCACCCCAGAGATGGCAGAAGGCCTTCTGGCATCGCAAACCTTGGAAAAGATGAGGAAGATGGGTAGAAGGTGTTGAAGCCAGGTGACCTGACAGGCAAAACGTTGTTGCCTTGCACGTTCCATTCATTTAGTGCAGTGCTAGTCCCCTAAGCAGGGAGCTGTGTGATGTTCCAGCCTCTGGCACTGGAGGATGGACTGAGGAAAGACCCTGTTGTAGGTAGTTTCCTGCTTCCACAGGCTTGCTGTACCCCAGCTGCTCAGGAGGTTGGGGGTGGCAGTGAATTATCTCAGGGGAGGTCAGGGGCTTTGGCTTTCTTCTTGGAGCATCTACCCAGGGCTGGTTTCTCAGAGGATTCCTGGCTTCCAGAGAACAGGACTCCCGAATGCTGTGGCACAAGGGACAGCTCACATGGCCAGAATTTTCCCCTtgcaggagaagctggaaaggCTGATCCCCACAGAGCAGGTctctctgcagcctgggcagtgctgctggggtaCGCGATGCCGGGGCTGAGGAGGTCTGATGCGAATAGGAGGTGACAGTCAGGGGCCTCTGGTTCTTCTTTGGTCACAGCTGGCAAGGGTTACAGGATGCCACCATCTTGTCATGTCAGGGTAGGGTTTTAAGCTGTTACCTACAAAACCTTACCACCTGGACAGCGCAGGCATCTTCTGCCTGTTTGCACAGCTGGTCTTGACTGTAGCATCTCTGGCTTTACTGAGGCAGAGGAAATCAGGGACGCCGTACGTCCTTGTGTTTGAGCCACGTACAATGATTTTGGTGTGGAACACTACAGACGCTTGTGCTGCTTTGTCCATTACGTGGAGAGGAAGCTCACTGGTTTGGTATTTGCTGAAGAGACTCGTGAAAGACAGGAAATTGCCTGTGATGCTAATTTTCTGATTCTTGATGTGGAGAGAAAGCTTATTGTTACGACACTCGATGTGATCAGTTTAGATGTCAACTTGTGCGAGACTGGTATTATGGATGTTTCGTTAGGTGGTGTAGACTGTTTTCTGTTACTTCATAATTCAGTAAGGATTTCTGGCAAAATCATGCCGTTAGTTTCTAATACGTGCTAAAACCCAAACGTAAAACTTAaatgtaaattacattttaaaaaccaaaagaacagtaaaaacaGATGAGCGACAGCTCATAGTAACTGTTCTTCAGGCTTTGAAACAAGCGCAACAAGGAAAATACCTTCCTCTCCCAAAGCTAAACACTTCCCAGGCAGTTTCATTGGCAGAGGGTCCGCTGCATGTAGTGTCCCTTGGCctccccttgccctgccctgcctaGCACCCATCTCCGCAGTGACTGTGCCCAAGATGTAATGCTTTCTCCTTGCTTCTTACGGGAGTGTCTGTGACCATTTTGGGCTTGGGAAAAACAGGCAGAGAGCTTGGAAAGGGCAGAGTGAGGGAACTGCAGGAATAAACCCCTGTAGCTGCTGTGTGGGAGCCCCAGTAGCGAAGGCTGAAGCGCAGTGACCAGGCAGCAGGCCTGGTAGCATCACGTGTTTGGGACCAGTGCAAAGCTTGGAAGCCTGAGGCGTGGGAAACAGCTACAGAGGGATTTAATGTGGGTGGTAGGGTTGATTGGGCAAGAAACAGGGCCCCACACCTGGAAAACTTGCATTGTAGACATATTGGAAGTAATGAAGCCAAAGGAGCTTCCCGGTTTTCCTGTCTTCTGTAAAGGCTCTGCTGAAACAGAACTTTAATTTGTAGCAACAGATGTGATAGCATTTCTAATAGATCTTGATGCGTGTTTTATTGCAGGCTAATATTTTTTGGAGGTTATGGTTATTTTCCTGAAGGGAAGCAACGGGGAACTTTCGAATTTGATGAAACCTCATTCTGGGTAAGTAAACTTGGaagtaatttctatttaaacTTAATATTTAATTAGAACTTATTAATACTTGTtgattatttaatatttttaaagaattcaggTCTTCCTAGAGGGTGGAATGACCACGTGCATGTTCTGGACACTGAAACTTTTACTTGGAGCCAGCCTATAACTACGGTAATTATTAATCTTATGTCAGTTAATTAAGTTACAGCTCTTAAGAAATACGGGCACTGTCTGCTGTATCTCTTGTAGCATCCTGTGAAAATGAGCGTGACTCTGCTGGGCCTGGGTTCACCGCTTTCATTTGTGTCACGTCAGAGGAGCGTGCTGTCGCTGCGCAGGGTTGGCAGtggcctgtcccagcagcagtggcttgGGGCCGCCGATGTTCTGAGTGCCTGGCTGTGTGTGCGGTTAACTAGCAGTGTGAAGCTGTCTTAACCCATTGTATCTCACGGGGATCCTGTCTCTAATATCTATCTCCCCGGCAGTAATTTAGAAGATGTGGTTAACTGTTTGCCAGCAAGAAGCATGGAAATTCACcgaaaatacatttttctgctttcctgctccACTCTGCAGCCATGTCTACGTGTTGCCCGTCTTCAACTGCCGTGTGTTTAGTTGGCAGGTGCTCTGTGATCCTGCCTCCTTCGGGATATAAACCGCTCCCAAAGAATTATTCAGCTCTCTGAAATACCTAGTGCTACCTGGCAGGAGGATGTGAGAAAAGCCTCGAAGGGTCGTGAGCCTGAGACTCTGCAAATGGGCCACGTGGAGCTGGTCCTGTCTCAGTGGTGCTTGCTAAGTTTGTTCTCTCCGTGGGGTGAATCACAGGCCGCTTGCTGTGGCGGTGGCTGGCGGGAAGCactgtgcctgcagctggtcTGCCTTCCCCCTGGGACATGCAGTCTGTCTGATCCAGCTCGGGGAGAAAACCTGACCAGGGGCTGAAGCTTGGAGCTTGGGACTGTTTGACCAGGGCTCTCTTCCCTTCTGGCTTTTGATGAATGAGCTGTCTTAGTTCCCTGTACCTTGCTCTCTTGCCAGTGAAGCGGCACCATTAATTTTTCTCCTATACGTGGACTCGGAGGGGTCATTAGCTTGTGTTTGCAGTCTTAGCTACGACACACTTGTGTTAAGAGAGGGATTTGAAACGCTGTTGGTAGAACC comes from the Falco cherrug isolate bFalChe1 chromosome 7, bFalChe1.pri, whole genome shotgun sequence genome and includes:
- the KLHDC2 gene encoding kelch domain-containing protein 2 isoform X1 encodes the protein MELRRCIEMADDNEDLQADEELPAPAEDSFEQLENDSPAERSGHVAVTDGRCMYVWGGYKNAQVRGFYDFYLPRDEIWIYNMETGRWKKSKTEGDVPPSMSGSCAVCVDRVVYLFGGHHARGNTNKFYMLNSRSTDKVLQWVRVECQGVPPSSKDKLGVWVYKNKLIFFGGYGYFPEGKQRGTFEFDETSFWNSGLPRGWNDHVHVLDTETFTWSQPITTGKTPSPRAAHACATVGNRGYVFGGRYRESRMNDLYYLNLDTWEWNEIITQGICPVGRSWHSLTPISSDHLFLFGGFTTDKQPLSDAWIYCISKNEWIQFEHNYSEKPRLWHTACASEEGEVIVFGGCANNLLAHSKAAHSNEILVFSLQPRSLVRLCLEAVICFKEMLASSWNCLPKHLLHSVNQRFGSNNTSGS
- the KLHDC2 gene encoding kelch domain-containing protein 2 isoform X2, which translates into the protein MADDNEDLQADEELPAPAEDSFEQLENDSPAERSGHVAVTDGRCMYVWGGYKNAQVRGFYDFYLPRDEIWIYNMETGRWKKSKTEGDVPPSMSGSCAVCVDRVVYLFGGHHARGNTNKFYMLNSRSTDKVLQWVRVECQGVPPSSKDKLGVWVYKNKLIFFGGYGYFPEGKQRGTFEFDETSFWNSGLPRGWNDHVHVLDTETFTWSQPITTGKTPSPRAAHACATVGNRGYVFGGRYRESRMNDLYYLNLDTWEWNEIITQGICPVGRSWHSLTPISSDHLFLFGGFTTDKQPLSDAWIYCISKNEWIQFEHNYSEKPRLWHTACASEEGEVIVFGGCANNLLAHSKAAHSNEILVFSLQPRSLVRLCLEAVICFKEMLASSWNCLPKHLLHSVNQRFGSNNTSGS